A genomic stretch from Etheostoma cragini isolate CJK2018 chromosome 8, CSU_Ecrag_1.0, whole genome shotgun sequence includes:
- the LOC117948630 gene encoding uncharacterized protein LOC117948630, with protein MTSIKFLEFLLLFVLQQVHCEEAEHLFRALGTDVEMGYCFGGDYIVVYRCGPEGDQLLGNSSGDIKPITPPADLQDRIQISKNEHLLGLLIKNLTNKDSGIYRRECWQNHMLVSQHTEQLLVCDKEVESEEIIVKEEDERAELLCNNTSIGLEGTSVRWYHEMFPFYKPTLFLDSSVSLELLREELQGAVEVSHNGALLLLANSLLKNNLNVYCLVSKGKNCLSFQNKYLPDNSESWEVFASTGERVVLKCPSEGNNQQWDTPLGGITNSSMGMSISFGDKSEDFSLVISAFSVEHIGHYSCISSSLEVQYLLFLCPKKESHKQNGVKGGSVLLDCDVGKEDFQRVLWHRGDPVGEHKLIHDSQDKTLPIPLNLRGRLTLSEHGSSLTISHLEEHDQQSYWCVVLGSPKFLEEDDYNGEDEDTDSGNEPYLDDRCIFKQETILSLIQAKTIPTADPPAASNVTVYAVGGGLVLLLLLCVAVVVVVIVKKRKEAASHSGRNATKDIKLDVDLGCSERLTNVENDA; from the coding sequence atgACCTCTATCAAGTTTCTGGAGTTTCTGCTTCTCTTCGTCCTCCAGCAGGTCCATTGTGAGGAGGCAGAGCACTTGTTCAGAGCATTGGGCACCGATGTCGAGATGGGGTATTGTTTCGGAGGGGATTATATTGTTGTTTACAGATGTGGTCCCGAGGGAGACCAGCTGCTTGGTAATTCCTCAGGTGACATCAAGCCCATTACACCTCCTGCGGACCTGCAGGACCGCATCCAAATCAGCAAAAACGAGCATCTGCTCGGGCTCCTGATTAAGAACCTCACAAACAAGGACTCAGGGATTTATAGGAGGGAGTGTTGGCAAAACCACATGCTGGTCAGCCAGCACACAGAGCAGCTCTTGGTTTGTGATAAGGAGGTGGAATCTGAAGAGATCATTGTGAAGGAAGAAGATGAAAGGGCTGAGCTTCTGTGTAACAACACTTCCATTGGTTTGGAGGGAACCTCTGTGCGCTGGTACCATgaaatgtttccattttatAAGCCCACACTCTTCCTGGACAGCAGCGTCTCGTTGGAGCTTCTGCGGGAGGAGCTCCAGGGTGCCGTGGAGGTCAGCCACAACGGGGCGTTGCTCTTGCTCGCCAACAGCCTGTTAAAGAATAACCTGAACGTTTACTGTCTTGTGAGCAAAGGTAAGAATTGTCTCAGTTTCCAAAACAAGTACCTACCAGATAACAGTGAAAGCTGGGAAGTATTTGCCTCCACAGGGGAGAGAGTGGTACTAAAATGCCCCTCTGAGGGTAACAACCAGCAATGGGACACACCACTGGGGGGAATCACTAATAGCAGCATGGGGATGTCCATTTCATTTGGTGACAAATCAGAAGACTTCTCTTTAGTAATTTCAGCCTTCTCGGTTGAACATATTGGTCACTATTCATGCATCTCCTCTTCGCTGGAAGTGCAGTACTTGCTTTTTCTTTGCCCCAAAAAGGAATCCCATAAACAAAACGGTGTTAAAGGGGGGAGCGTCTTGCTAGATTGTGATGTTGGCAAAGAGGACTTCCAAAGGGTGCTGTGGCACCGGGGAGATCCAGTAGGAGAACACAAACTTATCCACGACTCACAAGACAAGACGCTTCCCATCCCACTGAATCTGAGGGGCAGGCTGACTCTGTCTGAACATGGCTCCTCGCTGACCATCTCCCACCTTGAGGAGCATGACCAACAGTCGTACTGGTGTGTCGTTTTAGGAAGCCCTAAGTTCCTGGAGGAGGACGATTACAATGGGGAAGATGAGGACACCGATAGTGGGAATGAGCCATACTTGGATGACAGGTGCATCTTTAAACAGGAGACCATTTTGAGCTTGATCCAGGCTAAGACTATCCCCACAGCTGATCCGCCAGCAGCCTCTAATGTTACCGTGTATGCTGTGGGGGGTGGACTGGTGcttttgctgttgctgtgtgttgCAGTGGTTGTGGTAGTGATtgtgaagaagaggaaagaagcaGCCTCTCACTCTGGACGAAACGCGACCAAGGACATAAAACTGGATGTGGATCTAGGTTGTAGTGAGAGGTTAACTAATGTTGAAAATGATGCTTAA
- the mterf2 gene encoding transcription termination factor 2, mitochondrial isoform X1, producing MTAATAFYVLKVIRFRTSMLRLIATSLCLRCQCAPVLPLHLRPCATLSPAENQQTVEALYYLSVDLQKVRTLKGWVLHRSPAYTKEVADMLKDMGASGSIIARILAGHPEAILCPPEELQAQRKLWMSVCPKDKELVGIIEKFPASFFTSSSHHDNQQKNIAYFRSLNLNKRIISKLMASAPQSFSRHVEQNEMMVRTLQQAYQELGGEEANMKTWLQKLLSQNPFVLLKPPEVLRQNLLFLRDRGFSTAQLLRLLSKLKGYVTELNPDSMRRTLAYSQDTMGCSEAQLRDMILNCPALLYYPDDILAERFESLLKAGISMSQIIETPGVLELTTQIVKYRIQRLSAHGYDVTAGSLEVLCGTKKDFEMSYEKLQLRRERPLFNPVAPLIGDD from the exons ATGACCGCTGCTACAGCTTTCTACGTGCTGAAG GTGATCCGCTTTAGAACTTCAATGCTGCGCTTGATTGCAACATCCCTGTGCCTGCGGTGCCAATGTGCCCCAGTTCTACCGTTACACCTAAGACCATGTGCAACGCTGAGCCCAGCAGAGAACCAGCAGACCGTGGAGGCTCTCTATTATCTCTCTGTGGATCTCCAGAAGGTCCGGACACTTAAAGGCTGGGTCCTGCATCGGAGCCCAGCTTATACGAAGGAGGTAGCTGACATGCTAAAGGACATGGGAGCCTCGGGCTCCATCATTGCCCGGATCCTGGCAGGTCACCCTGAGGCGATCCTCTGTCCCCCAGAGGAGCTGCAGGCTCAGAGGAAGCTGTGGATGTCCGTGTGCCCAAAAGACAAAGAGCTGGTCGGTATCATTGAGAAATTCCCCGCGTCTTTCTTCACCTCGTCCagtcaccatgacaaccagCAGAAGAACATCGCTTACTTCCGGAGCCTAAACCTCAACAAGCGAATCATCAGTAAGCTGATGGCCAGTGCACCCCAGAGCTTCAGCCGACACGTGGAGCAGAACGAGATGATGGTGCGCACCCTCCAGCAGGCCTACCAGGAGCTTGGGGGTGAGGAGGCCAACATGAAGACCTGGCTTCAGAAGCTGCTAAGCCAGAACCCGTTTGTTCTCCTTAAGCCTCCCGAGGTGCTGAGGCAGAACTTGTTGTTCCTGAGAGACCGGGGCTTCAGCACGGCCCAGCTCCTCCGCCTCCTCTCCAAACTCAAGGGTTACGTCACCGAGCTGAACCCGGACAGCATGCGGCGCACCCTGGCGTACTCCCAGGACACCATGGGCTGCTCGGAGGCACAGCTGCGGGACATGATCCTGAACTGCCCGGCTCTGCTTTACTACCCTGACGACATCCTGGCTGAGCGCTTTGAGAGCCTCCTCAAGGCTGGGATCAGCATGTCTCAAATCATAGAGACTCCAGGAGTTTTGGAGCTGACCACGCAGATAGTGAAGTATCGCATTCAGCGACTGAGTGCGCACGGTTATGACGTAACGGCCGGTAGTCTGGAGGTCCTATGTGGCACTAAGAAGGACTTTGAGATGAGCTATGAAAAACTACAGCTACGTAGAGAGAGACCACTTTTTAACCCTGTCGCCCCTTTAATAGGCGATGACTGA
- the mterf2 gene encoding transcription termination factor 2, mitochondrial isoform X2 — MLRLIATSLCLRCQCAPVLPLHLRPCATLSPAENQQTVEALYYLSVDLQKVRTLKGWVLHRSPAYTKEVADMLKDMGASGSIIARILAGHPEAILCPPEELQAQRKLWMSVCPKDKELVGIIEKFPASFFTSSSHHDNQQKNIAYFRSLNLNKRIISKLMASAPQSFSRHVEQNEMMVRTLQQAYQELGGEEANMKTWLQKLLSQNPFVLLKPPEVLRQNLLFLRDRGFSTAQLLRLLSKLKGYVTELNPDSMRRTLAYSQDTMGCSEAQLRDMILNCPALLYYPDDILAERFESLLKAGISMSQIIETPGVLELTTQIVKYRIQRLSAHGYDVTAGSLEVLCGTKKDFEMSYEKLQLRRERPLFNPVAPLIGDD; from the coding sequence ATGCTGCGCTTGATTGCAACATCCCTGTGCCTGCGGTGCCAATGTGCCCCAGTTCTACCGTTACACCTAAGACCATGTGCAACGCTGAGCCCAGCAGAGAACCAGCAGACCGTGGAGGCTCTCTATTATCTCTCTGTGGATCTCCAGAAGGTCCGGACACTTAAAGGCTGGGTCCTGCATCGGAGCCCAGCTTATACGAAGGAGGTAGCTGACATGCTAAAGGACATGGGAGCCTCGGGCTCCATCATTGCCCGGATCCTGGCAGGTCACCCTGAGGCGATCCTCTGTCCCCCAGAGGAGCTGCAGGCTCAGAGGAAGCTGTGGATGTCCGTGTGCCCAAAAGACAAAGAGCTGGTCGGTATCATTGAGAAATTCCCCGCGTCTTTCTTCACCTCGTCCagtcaccatgacaaccagCAGAAGAACATCGCTTACTTCCGGAGCCTAAACCTCAACAAGCGAATCATCAGTAAGCTGATGGCCAGTGCACCCCAGAGCTTCAGCCGACACGTGGAGCAGAACGAGATGATGGTGCGCACCCTCCAGCAGGCCTACCAGGAGCTTGGGGGTGAGGAGGCCAACATGAAGACCTGGCTTCAGAAGCTGCTAAGCCAGAACCCGTTTGTTCTCCTTAAGCCTCCCGAGGTGCTGAGGCAGAACTTGTTGTTCCTGAGAGACCGGGGCTTCAGCACGGCCCAGCTCCTCCGCCTCCTCTCCAAACTCAAGGGTTACGTCACCGAGCTGAACCCGGACAGCATGCGGCGCACCCTGGCGTACTCCCAGGACACCATGGGCTGCTCGGAGGCACAGCTGCGGGACATGATCCTGAACTGCCCGGCTCTGCTTTACTACCCTGACGACATCCTGGCTGAGCGCTTTGAGAGCCTCCTCAAGGCTGGGATCAGCATGTCTCAAATCATAGAGACTCCAGGAGTTTTGGAGCTGACCACGCAGATAGTGAAGTATCGCATTCAGCGACTGAGTGCGCACGGTTATGACGTAACGGCCGGTAGTCTGGAGGTCCTATGTGGCACTAAGAAGGACTTTGAGATGAGCTATGAAAAACTACAGCTACGTAGAGAGAGACCACTTTTTAACCCTGTCGCCCCTTTAATAGGCGATGACTGA